Part of the bacterium genome, CCTGCTCGCCGGTGCCGATGCCCACCGTGCAGTGGTCCTTGACGTAGATCACCGAGTTGGAGGTTATTCCCTGCTCGACGCACCAGCCGAAGAGGAGGTTTGAAAGCTCTTCCTTCGTGGGCTCGCGGTTGACCTTGTAGGTGCTTCCCTTGTACTCGGTGACGGCGGGCTTGAAGTCGTTAACGGAGGTTACCGCGTTGAGCGGCGACTGCTGCACGATTATGCCGCCGTCCACGAGGGCCTTGAATTCGACGAAACGCTTCGCGAGGTAGTTTTTCAGGTTGTCGATGCCGGGAATCCGGAGGATGCGCAGGTCTTTTTTCTTTGTGAGTATCTCAAGAGCGCCTTCCTCGTAATCGGGGGCGGCGACGACTTCCAGATAGTTCTTGCTGACCGCTTCGGCGGTCTCTTTGTCCAGCGGCCTGTTTACGACCAGAGCGCCCCCGAAGGCGGCTATGCGGTCGGCCCTGTCGGCGCGCCTGTAGGCGGCGGCGAGGGTATCGTCCTGGGCGGCGCCGCAGGGGTTGTTGTGCTTGAGGATGACGGCGCAGGGCCTGTCCATCAGGTATTTTAAAATATTAAGGCCGTTGTCCACGTCGGTGAGGTTGGTCTTGCCGGGGTGCTTGCCCGCCTGAACCATCTGGGCTTCCGTGAGGGCCGAGACGAGGCCGTTTCCCGGCTCGATGAACCTGCACTTTCCGAGCACGAGGTTCCCGCCAGCAAGCTCGTAGAGCGCCGCCTCCTGTCCGGGGTTTTCGCCGTAGCGA contains:
- a CDS encoding IMP cyclohydrolase; amino-acid sequence: MSELKQMYRTVMDDSFPDTMTVTFGDQTLTYKKRAWKLPESDGTLVEKGLRYGENPGQEAALYELAGGNLVLGKCRFIEPGNGLVSALTEAQMVQAGKHPGKTNLTDVDNGLNILKYLMDRPCAVILKHNNPCGAAQDDTLAAAYRRADRADRIAAFGGALVVNRPLDKETAEAVSKNYLEVVAAPDYEEGALEILTKKKDLRILRIPGIDNLKNYLAKRFVEFKALVDGGIIVQQSPLNAVTSVNDFKPAVTEYKGSTYKVNREPTKEELSNLLFGWCVEQGITSNSVIYVKDHCTVGIGTGEQDRVGVAEIAVFKAYTKYADLLCFDKHGVPMKDFELSVLRGEKDPAALEEIREETAKARGGITGSAMISDAFFPFRDGVDVGLCQGVTAVCQPGGSARDYEVIEAVNQAGATMVFTGQRCFKH